The sequence below is a genomic window from Spiroplasma gladiatoris.
TTCTCGTTTAGAGATTTTTTCAACTAAAAGTTTTGCTAATTTTTGTTCCTCAGATTTTAGTTTATCTTCGAGTTGTTTTGCTTTAGATTTTAAATCACTTATTTTAAATTCTTTATCGTCAATTTCAGATGTTCTTTTTTTAGATTCCAAATTTACTTTTGCAACTTTTAGATTACCAATATTTTCAACAATACTTTCAAATTCTTTATTCAATAATGATATCTCTTTATCATTTTCAAAAGCCTTTGAAGATATTTGTTTATTTTGTTCTGATCGAATTGAAATGTTTTTTTCTAAATCTTTAATAAGATTTTTTAGTTCAAACTTTTGATTTGTTAATTCTTTCGCTCTTTGTTTATATAATTGAATATCTTTTACAAGCACTGCAACTTCAATACTTTTTAATTCATTAAACTTATTTTGATATTCTTTTGCTTTAATTGATTGTCTCTTTAAAGTCGGTAGTTTTCTTTCAATTTCATTAATTATGTCATTGATTCTATCTAAATTATCTTGTGTTCTAGAAAGTTTTCTAACAGCATCTTCTTTTCTTTTTTTATAAACTGCAACACCTGCTGCTTCATCGAATAGTCTTCTTCTTTGTTCTGGACTAGATTCTACAAAATTAGAAATTGATCCTTGTGAAATTATTGCTAAGCTTGATTTAGTCAATCCTGTTTCTAAAGCAACTTCTTGGACATCTTTTAATCTTACTTGTGAGTTATTTATATAATATTCAGATTCTCTTGTTGTTAAAAAATACTTTCGTGTTATTGATACTTCATTATAATCTAAGGTTTTAAACGCTCTAGAACTGTTATCAAAAACAAGAGTAACTTCTGCCATGTTCAATCCTTTACGATCAGAACTCCCAGAAAAAACAATATCTTCCATTGAATCTCCACGTAGTGATTTAGAAGATTGCTCTCCTAAAGCTCACATAATTGCATCGGTAATATTTGATTTACCTGAACCATTTGGTCCTACAATTCCAGTCATTGCAAAATCATAGTTAATAACTACGGGTTCTGCAAACGACTTGAAACCAAAAGCTTCAATTCTTTTCAAAAATATCATTTTGTATCTCCTGTTTTGTATATAGCAATCCTATATAATCTAACTTACATTTGTATTATATATAGTTTTTTATAAAAAACATTTATTTTTTTAAAATATTGAAATTATAAATAAAAAAAACTTCTTAAGAAGTTTTAACTTATATCTAATTTTCTAAATCTATATATTGATAAAAACATCAGTACTACCCCAATAAATAAAATTAAAGAAATAAAGTATGAAGGGTCAAAATATTTATTATAAGTGTCTTTAGCAACTTTATTTGATGAATCCATGTCTAAACTATATAAAACGTAAGGTAAAAACATGTTTTCTTGTTTTTTTGAATTTATATATGAATCATTATATGGTTCAAATCATATATCATCATTATAAAATCCTGAATATTTTGTATAGAAACTTCAAGTTCCATAAAATGGGTTTATTGGGTTTATCACTTTTAAAGTATTACTTACTTTTTGAAATTTTAAAAGCTCTGAATCGTTTTGTAACCCTAACTCTGTTGCGCTGTAAAATATTGCAGTATACTTACTAAAGTATTTTTCTAATATTCTTGCTGTGTATAACATTGGTTGATAAAAATTACTATCAATCATTGCTGTAAGTTTGCCATCAATTTTATCTTGATCTCTTGAAAACGTTAAAGTTTCATTACTTGTCGGAGGAGAATAAGAGTCATCAACAGCATATCTGTACATTGATACAACATCTTCTTTTGTTAATTCAACAACTTCTTCTTTTGACTCAATAATTGCAGTAACTGTACTTTTATAATTATTGTCACTAGATAAATATAAATAATTTTCAAAAACTGTTGCTTGTTGTTTTTTCATATTAATTAGTTTTTCTTCAAGTTCTGTACAAAGATTTAAAAAATCATTTAATATCAATTTTTTATCATTATCAATTGATTCACTATCAATCATTTCTTGAATTTTTTCTTTTGATTTAAATTTACTTTGCAAATGTATATTTGCAGTAGCTTGAACTTGAGATCATTTATTTTTATTATTTGCAGCTTTTGGAGCTTTAAAAATATTTCCAGTATAAGTAATGACTTGACTATCTAGATTCTCATCTATTACATCTAATTCTGATTTTCAAAAGTTATTGTATAATTCTGCAAACATTTTGCTATCAGTTGAAGTGTCAGAAAGATATTTTGTAATCGAAGAGTGAGTTCCACTATAATCAGTTAAGTAATTATTAATTGCTTTAGATAAATATTTGTATTTTATTGTGCCGTTGTTTGTGTTTTTTTGAAGATCAAAAGCTTCATACATATCTTTTACATTAGTTATCATATTATTAGTTGGAGTAATTTTTGTAGTCTCATTACTTGTTCAAATTAGTTTTGCAGGTATGTTTGCAATAAATGATAATGACATTAGTAAAGTTGAAATAATTAACATTGGTTGTGAGCCCAAAAATAATATTAAAAATATAATGAAATTTGTTAATGAAACAATAGCTAAAATTGAATACGCTAAGAATATACTAGTTTTTTTTAAAACAAAACTTGTAATTTCAAAGCCATTAACAAAAAAATACATAACATTAAAAATTATAAATGCAAAAAAAACTGAAATAAGTATTGTAATCATAATTGTAATGTATTCAGCTCAAAAAAACTTTGATCGCGAAATATGGTTTGATAAAGTTATAAATATTGTTTTATCATCTAGCTTTCTTACAAAAAAGAAGCTTAAAATCCTAATTATTAATAAGAAAATAAAAACATTGACAAATATTATTACATAAAAATCAAATAACTGATTCATCATTTGTCCAGAGCTTACTAATGAAAAAACAATAGACACTGCAAGACTAAAAAAATTTGCCAATAATATAAAAATTAAAAATGTTTTTTCAAAAAATAAAATTTTGAAT
It includes:
- a CDS encoding ABC transporter permease, whose translation is MKKNLNNISLFSLIKFSFKILFFEKTFLIFILLANFFSLAVSIVFSLVSSGQMMNQLFDFYVIIFVNVFIFLLIIRILSFFFVRKLDDKTIFITLSNHISRSKFFWAEYITIMITILISVFFAFIIFNVMYFFVNGFEITSFVLKKTSIFLAYSILAIVSLTNFIIFLILFLGSQPMLIISTLLMSLSFIANIPAKLIWTSNETTKITPTNNMITNVKDMYEAFDLQKNTNNGTIKYKYLSKAINNYLTDYSGTHSSITKYLSDTSTDSKMFAELYNNFWKSELDVIDENLDSQVITYTGNIFKAPKAANNKNKWSQVQATANIHLQSKFKSKEKIQEMIDSESIDNDKKLILNDFLNLCTELEEKLINMKKQQATVFENYLYLSSDNNYKSTVTAIIESKEEVVELTKEDVVSMYRYAVDDSYSPPTSNETLTFSRDQDKIDGKLTAMIDSNFYQPMLYTARILEKYFSKYTAIFYSATELGLQNDSELLKFQKVSNTLKVINPINPFYGTWSFYTKYSGFYNDDIWFEPYNDSYINSKKQENMFLPYVLYSLDMDSSNKVAKDTYNKYFDPSYFISLILFIGVVLMFLSIYRFRKLDIS